A stretch of Bradyrhizobium sp. CCBAU 53338 DNA encodes these proteins:
- a CDS encoding ABC transporter substrate-binding protein, with product MKRREFVGLIGGAVTWPAVVRAQQSKKIPRVGVLWQGANAETHPYFKPLRDGFKAIGYGEDSIIFEDRFFDKNSENLDLLARQLVELKCDVLMGITIPPALALQRATSSIPIVFVYNPNPVGSGLVSSLNRPGGNVTGIAHVTAYLAAKRVELLKDTIPSLSSVAMIWDPSPAFHFATQPELEDTGKAAKQLGLSFGSFECSGPEGLEDAFSKASRFGAAILGASGWHVFVLRRIAELAVAAKLPVIGQADPYPEAGLLMSYGANWTTVARDAAPLVKKILEGEKPENIPVQEPTAFDLVFNLKTAQVLGLQVPPIMLARATRVIE from the coding sequence ATGAAGCGGCGCGAATTCGTCGGACTGATCGGGGGTGCCGTGACGTGGCCCGCGGTCGTGCGAGCGCAGCAGTCGAAAAAAATTCCCAGGGTTGGTGTCCTCTGGCAGGGAGCAAATGCCGAGACCCATCCATACTTCAAGCCGCTGCGAGATGGCTTCAAGGCCATTGGATATGGCGAGGACAGCATAATCTTCGAGGATCGGTTCTTCGACAAAAATTCGGAGAACCTCGATTTGTTGGCAAGGCAATTGGTTGAGTTGAAGTGCGACGTTTTGATGGGAATCACCATTCCGCCGGCCCTGGCGCTTCAGCGGGCAACGAGCAGCATTCCCATTGTCTTTGTATACAACCCAAATCCGGTGGGATCCGGCCTTGTGTCGAGCCTCAATCGTCCAGGAGGAAATGTCACGGGAATCGCGCATGTCACGGCGTATCTTGCCGCGAAGCGCGTGGAACTGCTCAAGGATACCATTCCCTCGCTGTCGAGCGTTGCAATGATCTGGGACCCGAGTCCTGCATTTCATTTTGCCACCCAGCCAGAGCTCGAGGATACGGGCAAAGCCGCAAAACAGCTCGGACTGTCATTCGGGTCGTTCGAATGCAGCGGCCCGGAAGGTCTTGAAGATGCGTTTTCGAAGGCGAGTCGGTTTGGCGCGGCGATACTCGGCGCCAGTGGGTGGCACGTCTTCGTATTGCGGCGAATAGCGGAACTAGCCGTTGCAGCAAAGCTGCCGGTGATCGGTCAGGCTGATCCTTATCCTGAAGCCGGGCTTTTGATGTCCTATGGAGCAAATTGGACGACAGTCGCCCGAGACGCGGCTCCGCTGGTGAAGAAAATTCTCGAAGGTGAAAAGCCCGAAAACATTCCGGTTCAGGAGCCGACGGCATTCGATCTGGTGTTCAATCTCAAGACGGCGCAGGTGCTCGGCCTTCAAGTCCCACCAATCATGCTGGCACGGGCAACACGGGTAATCGAGTGA
- a CDS encoding ABC transporter substrate-binding protein, with protein MKRRDLITMIAVSVAGWPLSIRAGQSAGPPLIGVLFADSAESPFAKLFTAAFPQRLEDQRSPASGAKAVIQYRFSGGDTDATRACAKELIEMRPSVIVAVTNTSMAALHHEATTIPVVFVNVSDPVGMGYVESLSHPGGSVTGATPFEPSMGSKWLSSLKELAPSIEGLGVIFNPEPGNNSMGFLRAIESAAPSFAIKRIVTPHANSADIERTIVDLGNTSRRGLVFLPDAVTYARRNELVQLIARQRLPAIYPWRDFVVAGGLISYGPDAGYTDEFLREVAGYVNRILTGEKPAEMPVQAPTKLVLSINARTAKALGLEIPARLMALADEMIE; from the coding sequence ATGAAACGGCGCGATCTCATCACGATGATTGCGGTTTCCGTGGCAGGCTGGCCGCTATCGATCCGGGCAGGCCAGTCGGCGGGTCCTCCCCTGATTGGCGTCTTGTTCGCCGACAGTGCCGAAAGCCCTTTCGCCAAATTGTTCACGGCTGCGTTTCCCCAGCGGCTTGAAGACCAGCGCAGTCCGGCGTCCGGCGCTAAAGCAGTAATCCAGTATCGTTTTTCAGGTGGAGACACCGATGCAACGCGGGCTTGCGCCAAAGAACTAATAGAGATGCGACCGTCTGTCATTGTTGCCGTGACGAATACGTCAATGGCGGCTTTGCATCACGAAGCTACGACTATTCCGGTTGTATTTGTAAACGTCAGCGATCCAGTAGGAATGGGATATGTTGAAAGCCTGTCGCACCCAGGAGGCAGTGTCACCGGCGCCACGCCGTTCGAACCGTCGATGGGCAGCAAGTGGTTGTCTTCCTTGAAGGAGCTGGCGCCCTCGATTGAAGGCTTGGGCGTCATCTTCAATCCTGAGCCGGGCAACAACTCCATGGGTTTCTTGCGGGCCATCGAAAGTGCCGCACCATCTTTCGCTATCAAGAGGATCGTCACTCCCCATGCAAACAGCGCGGACATCGAACGCACCATCGTCGACCTCGGAAACACGTCACGCCGCGGTTTGGTTTTTCTCCCGGATGCCGTCACGTATGCGCGTCGAAATGAACTCGTCCAATTGATAGCAAGGCAGCGCCTTCCGGCAATCTACCCTTGGCGCGATTTTGTCGTCGCCGGTGGGCTCATATCTTACGGTCCCGATGCGGGGTACACGGACGAATTCCTCAGAGAAGTGGCGGGGTACGTCAATCGTATCCTTACAGGAGAGAAGCCAGCCGAAATGCCGGTGCAAGCGCCCACAAAGTTGGTTTTAAGTATCAACGCAAGGACGGCGAAAGCGCTCGGTCTCGAAATCCCAGCAAGGCTAATGGCGCTCGCTGACGAGATGATTGAATAG
- a CDS encoding adenylate/guanylate cyclase domain-containing protein, whose product MAHFIMPQTQYARSGDINIAYHVIGDGPIDLMIIPGAISHIELILELPGVIDNVLRLARFARIITFDKRGVGLSDRVPGVPSLEERVDDIRAVLDAVGSRKTALLGFSEGSAMSLLFSATYPDRVSHLVLAGGFIRAGYSVPEAQFEAIADQIVAGWGSGQMMKRVVGITEGTKEQLAALGKFERMSCSPGAFKAVMVMNRRIDVEPILQSVRVPTLLLHSKMDAVVPVAEGRKLAHAIVGAKYVEYDNLPHGLLLTPGCEEVMDDIEEFVTGHRPDISDDVGRVLATVLFTDIVNSTTRAIELGDRRWRALLDTHDRLAAQVVEKHRGKIVKNTGDGILAMFDGPGRGVRCALALGEAAQQIGLPIRAGLHTGEVEMRGDDVGGIAVHVAARIMGQSGENEVFVSRVVTDLVAGAGLTFTNRGSFDLKGLPGHWDLFAAVQ is encoded by the coding sequence ATGGCCCATTTTATTATGCCGCAAACTCAATACGCGCGCAGCGGCGACATAAACATTGCGTACCACGTCATTGGCGACGGACCGATCGATCTTATGATCATCCCTGGCGCGATCTCGCATATTGAGCTCATTCTCGAGCTGCCGGGCGTAATCGACAACGTGCTCCGGCTAGCTCGCTTCGCTCGGATCATAACTTTCGACAAGCGTGGCGTGGGCCTGTCGGACCGAGTACCGGGGGTGCCGTCACTTGAAGAGCGCGTAGACGACATTCGTGCGGTGCTGGATGCGGTGGGGTCCCGCAAAACGGCTCTGTTGGGTTTCTCAGAGGGCAGTGCCATGAGCCTTCTTTTTTCCGCGACTTATCCAGACCGTGTTTCCCACTTGGTTCTAGCGGGCGGGTTCATTCGAGCCGGTTACTCCGTCCCTGAAGCTCAGTTTGAGGCAATTGCGGACCAGATCGTTGCTGGCTGGGGCTCGGGGCAAATGATGAAACGCGTCGTCGGGATAACGGAGGGTACAAAGGAGCAGCTCGCGGCCCTAGGAAAATTCGAGCGGATGAGCTGTAGCCCAGGTGCGTTCAAAGCAGTGATGGTGATGAATCGACGCATAGATGTCGAACCTATTTTGCAAAGTGTGCGGGTGCCAACTCTTCTACTTCACAGCAAGATGGATGCTGTTGTTCCCGTCGCTGAGGGACGGAAGCTGGCGCATGCGATTGTTGGAGCAAAGTACGTCGAATATGACAATCTTCCGCACGGTCTTCTACTTACTCCGGGATGCGAAGAGGTGATGGACGACATCGAGGAGTTTGTCACAGGGCACCGACCTGACATTTCGGATGACGTTGGCCGCGTCCTGGCGACCGTATTGTTTACCGACATAGTCAACTCAACGACACGAGCGATAGAGCTCGGGGATCGTCGTTGGCGCGCTCTTTTGGACACTCATGATCGCTTGGCCGCTCAAGTCGTCGAGAAGCATCGGGGAAAGATAGTCAAGAACACAGGCGATGGGATTTTAGCCATGTTCGATGGCCCCGGACGCGGTGTTCGTTGCGCTTTGGCGCTCGGTGAAGCCGCCCAGCAGATTGGTTTGCCTATACGCGCGGGGCTGCACACGGGTGAGGTCGAGATGCGTGGCGACGACGTAGGTGGAATTGCGGTTCATGTCGCTGCCCGGATTATGGGGCAGTCGGGCGAGAACGAAGTATTTGTGTCGCGCGTCGTTACCGATTTGGTTGCTGGTGCCGGATTAACGTTCACAAACCGAGGCTCGTTTGATCTGAAGGGACTGCCGGGGCATTGGGATTTGTTCGCGGCCGTTCAATAG
- a CDS encoding ABC transporter substrate-binding protein — protein sequence MRRRDFLALASASALACSAHAQQSARQRRIGIVLPGWDGTKINPVEAEFLDGLVRHGYVEGRNLIVDRYAAMGSMDRFADLAATVVGNHPEVIVTGAPPMTLALKAATQTIPIVTVIGDPVALGLVSSLARPGGNVTGITVDAGAELSGKRLSLLRETRPDATRLAYLSSSQAMQQPQAAMAKQAAEELKLSFLHVDLGNSLNERAYKAAYDSVVKVGAELLLVSDEPQHLPNSKVLVGIATNAQIPAMYPFRDLVVAGGLMAYYRDLFDAFRQVADQAAQILDGGNPAEMPFRQPTSFKFSISTKAAREIGITIPPTLLASADEVIE from the coding sequence ATGAGGAGACGGGATTTTCTTGCACTAGCTTCGGCGAGCGCACTTGCCTGCTCCGCGCACGCGCAACAGTCCGCTCGGCAGAGGCGGATAGGAATCGTTCTTCCTGGCTGGGACGGTACCAAGATCAATCCCGTTGAGGCCGAATTTCTAGACGGGTTGGTTCGTCACGGTTACGTGGAAGGGCGCAATCTGATCGTGGACCGTTATGCGGCCATGGGCAGCATGGATCGTTTCGCTGATTTGGCAGCAACGGTAGTTGGCAATCACCCGGAGGTTATCGTGACAGGCGCGCCTCCGATGACCTTAGCCCTGAAAGCTGCAACTCAGACGATTCCAATCGTTACCGTCATCGGCGATCCAGTGGCATTGGGGCTCGTGTCCAGTCTAGCGCGACCGGGCGGAAACGTCACAGGCATAACGGTCGATGCGGGTGCTGAGCTTAGTGGTAAGCGGCTGTCGCTCTTGCGGGAAACTCGACCCGATGCAACCCGGCTCGCCTACCTCTCGTCATCCCAGGCGATGCAGCAACCTCAAGCAGCGATGGCGAAACAAGCGGCGGAAGAACTAAAGCTTTCCTTTCTGCACGTCGACCTCGGTAACAGTCTAAATGAGCGAGCCTACAAGGCCGCCTACGACTCGGTCGTGAAGGTGGGTGCCGAACTCTTGCTGGTTTCGGACGAACCTCAACACCTGCCGAACAGTAAGGTGTTGGTCGGTATCGCAACGAACGCGCAAATCCCGGCCATGTATCCGTTTCGCGATCTCGTGGTCGCAGGGGGCCTTATGGCCTATTACCGTGACTTGTTTGATGCGTTCCGCCAAGTCGCCGATCAGGCGGCTCAGATACTCGATGGTGGAAATCCTGCAGAAATGCCATTTCGTCAACCTACCTCCTTCAAGTTCTCGATCAGCACCAAAGCGGCGCGAGAGATTGGGATTACTATCCCACCAACCTTGCTCGCAAGCGCCGACGAGGTGATCGAATAG
- a CDS encoding helix-turn-helix domain-containing protein: MGYRFTFDEPDHLAMAVRSLSPSPVLGIERFATAEEYRPNEVVGGGVSVPLDPKNSSAVRAILPFPNSLLVLQRSFARRLETNMGAEYGLGMVVPLSFNATINGRVFDNSTVAVMRGKTPTIAVEEQPNTYLMLRFNSDMRNRGWADFDTGIVPATTTLDRVEKLGAIILEMFHFAAKAKHLDNVREPMHETLVAALDYILLSEATHRERGRSFDRYQKLVRDLDELTQSNSMSLLHCDQIARELSVSQRTLQAAVHAVHGMSPHRYLAGKRLWAVRRKLKAGAPMATVKDIALANGFWHMGDFSRAYKIHFGELPSETLTRARSSG; this comes from the coding sequence TTGGGCTATCGTTTCACGTTTGATGAACCGGATCATCTTGCCATGGCTGTCCGTAGCCTTTCGCCATCGCCTGTGCTCGGCATCGAGCGATTTGCGACTGCCGAAGAATATCGTCCCAATGAGGTGGTCGGCGGTGGCGTCAGCGTGCCACTGGACCCGAAGAACTCATCGGCCGTTCGCGCCATTCTACCTTTCCCAAACAGTCTCCTCGTCCTTCAACGGTCTTTCGCGCGCCGCCTGGAGACCAACATGGGCGCTGAATATGGGTTAGGAATGGTTGTCCCCTTGTCCTTCAATGCAACGATCAACGGTCGTGTGTTCGATAATTCAACTGTAGCCGTCATGCGAGGCAAAACGCCTACGATAGCGGTTGAAGAGCAGCCGAATACTTACCTCATGCTCCGCTTTAATTCTGACATGAGGAACCGGGGTTGGGCCGACTTCGACACAGGAATCGTGCCCGCCACCACGACGCTGGACCGCGTAGAGAAGTTGGGCGCCATCATCTTGGAGATGTTTCACTTCGCCGCAAAGGCAAAGCACTTGGACAACGTGCGAGAGCCGATGCACGAAACTCTCGTCGCCGCACTCGATTACATCTTGCTATCCGAAGCGACGCATCGCGAACGCGGGCGCAGCTTCGATAGGTATCAAAAATTGGTCCGTGACTTGGACGAGCTAACTCAATCTAACTCAATGAGTTTGCTCCACTGCGACCAGATAGCAAGAGAACTTAGCGTCAGCCAGCGGACGCTTCAGGCGGCCGTTCATGCAGTTCATGGAATGAGTCCGCATCGATACCTCGCTGGAAAGCGACTTTGGGCTGTTCGCCGCAAACTCAAAGCAGGCGCTCCGATGGCGACGGTCAAAGATATCGCACTGGCAAACGGGTTCTGGCACATGGGCGACTTTTCGCGCGCCTACAAAATCCATTTCGGAGAACTTCCGTCCGAAACTCTGACTCGCGCACGAAGCTCCGGGTAA
- a CDS encoding Gfo/Idh/MocA family protein — protein sequence MAIEAGNETGGHRRIRLGMVGGGQGAFIGAVHRIAFRIDDQFELVAGALASDPARAMASARELGIAADRAYGGYEEMARAEAARPDGIEAVSIVTPNHMHGPVAKAFLAAGIHVICDKPLTTGVTEAEELAALVKKTGKVFVVTHNYAGYPMIRQARAMVASGDLGEIRLVQAEYLQDWLTEWLEATGQKQAAWRTDPARSGAGGCIGDIGTHAYHLACFVSGLELDELLAQLSTFVPGRLLDDDVQILLRWKGGAKGMLWASQVAVGNENGLKLRVHGTKGGLEWAQSDPNYLWFTPYGQPKRLLTRGGAGALPEAGRVTRVPSGHPEGYLEGFATIYAEAARAIRAATSGVKPDPAVIYPTVHDGLAGMKFIDAAVRSSAANGAWVRVDR from the coding sequence ATGGCAATCGAGGCAGGCAACGAGACCGGCGGCCACCGCCGCATCCGGCTCGGCATGGTCGGCGGCGGGCAGGGGGCTTTCATCGGCGCGGTGCATCGCATCGCTTTCAGGATCGATGACCAGTTCGAGCTCGTGGCGGGTGCGCTCGCCTCGGACCCTGCGCGCGCCATGGCTTCGGCAAGGGAGCTCGGGATCGCGGCGGACCGCGCCTATGGCGGCTATGAGGAGATGGCACGAGCGGAAGCCGCCCGGCCTGATGGCATCGAGGCGGTCTCGATCGTCACCCCCAATCACATGCATGGTCCGGTGGCAAAGGCTTTCCTCGCAGCCGGCATCCATGTGATCTGCGACAAGCCGCTGACGACTGGTGTCACGGAGGCCGAGGAATTGGCGGCGCTGGTGAAGAAGACCGGCAAGGTCTTCGTCGTCACGCACAATTATGCGGGCTATCCGATGATCCGCCAGGCCCGCGCCATGGTGGCATCAGGCGATCTCGGCGAGATCAGGCTGGTCCAGGCCGAGTATCTGCAGGACTGGCTGACGGAGTGGCTGGAGGCCACGGGCCAGAAACAGGCGGCGTGGCGGACCGATCCGGCCCGCTCCGGCGCCGGCGGCTGCATCGGCGACATCGGAACGCATGCCTATCATCTCGCCTGCTTCGTCAGCGGGCTCGAGCTCGACGAGCTGCTCGCCCAGCTCTCGACCTTCGTGCCGGGCCGGCTGCTCGACGACGACGTCCAGATCCTTCTGAGGTGGAAGGGTGGCGCCAAGGGCATGCTGTGGGCCAGCCAGGTCGCTGTCGGCAACGAGAATGGATTGAAGCTGCGCGTCCACGGCACCAAGGGCGGCCTCGAATGGGCGCAGTCCGATCCGAACTATCTCTGGTTCACGCCCTACGGCCAGCCGAAACGATTGCTGACCCGCGGCGGCGCCGGCGCGTTGCCGGAGGCCGGCCGCGTCACCCGCGTGCCGTCCGGTCACCCCGAAGGTTACCTCGAAGGATTCGCGACGATCTATGCCGAAGCCGCGCGCGCCATTCGCGCCGCCACATCAGGCGTCAAGCCCGATCCGGCGGTGATCTACCCGACGGTGCATGATGGGCTCGCCGGCATGAAGTTCATCGACGCGGCGGTGCGATCATCCGCGGCGAATGGCGCCTGGGTTCGCGTCGATCGATGA
- a CDS encoding sugar phosphate isomerase/epimerase has product MKMIKGPAIFLAQFAADAAPFNSFDAICRWAASLGYIGVQIPSWDARLFDLKKAAESQGYADEVKGVAASHGLAITELSTHLQGQLVAVHPAYDSVFDGFAAPEVRGNPKARTEWAVDQVKSAIRASKRLGLTAHATFSGALAWPYIYPWPQRPPGLVDEAFDELARRWRPILDEADAHGVDLAYEIHPGEDLHDGVSYEMFLDRVNNHRRANLLYDPSHFVLQQLDYLDYIDIYHERIKAFHVKDAEFNPTGRQGVYGGFQGWVNRAGRFRSPGDGQIDFGAVFSKLTQYDYGSWAVLEWECALKHPEDGAREGAEFIRNHIIRVTEKAFDDFAGAGTDVEMVRTMLGIT; this is encoded by the coding sequence ATGAAGATGATCAAGGGACCTGCAATCTTCCTCGCTCAGTTCGCAGCCGACGCGGCGCCGTTCAATTCCTTCGATGCGATCTGCAGATGGGCCGCCTCGCTCGGCTACATCGGCGTGCAGATCCCGAGCTGGGATGCGCGGCTGTTCGATCTGAAGAAGGCGGCGGAGTCGCAAGGCTACGCTGACGAGGTGAAGGGCGTCGCCGCCAGTCACGGTCTCGCGATCACGGAGCTTTCGACCCATCTCCAGGGCCAGCTCGTCGCCGTTCATCCGGCCTATGATTCCGTGTTCGACGGCTTCGCCGCGCCCGAAGTGCGGGGCAATCCGAAGGCACGTACCGAATGGGCCGTCGACCAGGTCAAGTCGGCGATCCGCGCCTCGAAGCGCCTCGGCCTCACGGCGCACGCGACCTTCTCGGGCGCACTCGCCTGGCCCTACATCTATCCGTGGCCGCAACGTCCGCCTGGTCTGGTCGATGAGGCCTTCGACGAGCTTGCGAGGCGATGGCGGCCGATCCTCGACGAGGCCGACGCGCACGGCGTCGATCTCGCCTATGAGATCCACCCCGGCGAAGATCTTCACGACGGCGTCTCCTACGAGATGTTCCTCGACAGGGTGAACAACCATCGGCGCGCGAACCTGCTCTACGACCCCTCGCACTTCGTGCTGCAGCAGCTCGACTATCTCGACTACATCGACATCTACCACGAGCGCATCAAGGCGTTTCACGTCAAGGACGCCGAGTTCAACCCGACCGGCCGGCAGGGCGTCTATGGCGGATTCCAGGGCTGGGTGAACAGGGCCGGCCGCTTCCGCTCGCCGGGGGACGGACAGATCGATTTCGGCGCGGTGTTCTCGAAGCTGACGCAGTATGACTACGGCAGCTGGGCGGTGCTCGAATGGGAATGCGCGCTGAAGCATCCCGAGGACGGTGCGCGCGAGGGCGCCGAGTTCATCAGGAACCACATCATCCGGGTCACCGAAAAGGCCTTCGACGATTTCGCCGGCGCCGGCACCGACGTCGAGATGGTCCGCACGATGCTCGGCATCACCTGA
- a CDS encoding GDSL-type esterase/lipase family protein yields MTAKLGRIILLGAFAMFSAPGAAHAATVVALGASNTFGKGVSRSQAYPAQLEALLRARGLSVRVVNAGINGDTTGGMLARLDRVVPKGTSVVILQPGGNDRRKLAADNTPAIQSRLGAMGIKVVMLPNGMLRGLPHQPDGQHLTPEGYHMLAEQLVGEVAAALGK; encoded by the coding sequence GTGACCGCAAAGCTTGGCCGGATCATTCTTCTTGGTGCATTTGCGATGTTCTCCGCGCCTGGCGCGGCTCACGCGGCAACCGTCGTGGCCCTTGGCGCCAGCAACACTTTTGGCAAGGGTGTGTCGCGCAGCCAGGCCTATCCCGCACAGCTCGAAGCGCTTCTCCGCGCAAGGGGTCTGAGCGTCCGCGTCGTCAATGCCGGCATCAACGGTGACACCACGGGAGGCATGCTGGCGCGCCTCGATCGCGTGGTTCCGAAGGGAACGAGCGTCGTGATCCTTCAACCCGGCGGAAACGACCGGAGGAAGCTCGCCGCCGACAACACGCCTGCCATCCAGAGCCGGCTGGGCGCGATGGGCATCAAGGTCGTCATGCTTCCGAACGGGATGCTGCGCGGCCTGCCGCATCAACCCGATGGGCAGCATCTCACGCCGGAGGGCTATCACATGCTGGCAGAGCAGCTGGTCGGCGAAGTCGCCGCCGCCCTGGGCAAATAG
- a CDS encoding MFS transporter, producing the protein MSAVADDEAGHGTRALILALVALACGHMLSTLLRTIPALSLDLMAADFHVQPQALASLTSVYHFAFAASQIPVGAAMDRFGVRPVSLSLLAGTIVGAIASGFATGPSSFAFGQLLLGIATSGMLMCPMTLAAKQLSAARFGLWSGAILSIGNIGMLLSSSPLAFVVDQYGWRAGFWIAALGGVVVALAVFALVPNQPAEHKDDSSPLSQMIEVLRLGLSRPLRGLIALAMVSLATSLVLRGLWGGPWLMEIKGLSRVEAGNQLGAYTLAMIAGPLCIGMIDRRIGRRRELVAGTHTLAALLVVLMALGAPHYAVAWLFGVPVMPPQYDLVLFVLIGLATSAQPLLFGMCRQLVDAQVAGKALAAVNLAFFLGTALMQSMSGAVAAFAGLPAVLLFMAAMLLVGVMIFLTYTSSHS; encoded by the coding sequence ATGAGTGCGGTTGCCGATGACGAAGCGGGACATGGCACCCGCGCGCTGATCCTTGCGCTGGTGGCCTTGGCCTGCGGGCACATGCTGTCGACCCTGCTGCGCACCATCCCGGCGCTCAGCCTGGATCTGATGGCGGCGGATTTCCATGTGCAGCCGCAGGCGCTGGCGAGCCTCACCTCGGTTTATCATTTCGCCTTTGCGGCCTCGCAGATCCCGGTCGGCGCGGCGATGGACCGCTTCGGCGTGCGGCCGGTGTCGCTCAGCCTGCTCGCGGGAACCATCGTCGGCGCCATCGCGTCGGGCTTTGCGACGGGGCCCTCGAGCTTTGCCTTCGGCCAGTTGCTGCTGGGCATCGCGACATCGGGCATGCTGATGTGTCCGATGACGCTGGCCGCCAAGCAATTGTCGGCGGCGCGCTTCGGGCTGTGGTCGGGCGCGATCCTGTCGATCGGCAATATCGGCATGCTGCTGTCGTCGAGCCCGCTCGCCTTCGTGGTCGATCAATATGGCTGGCGCGCCGGATTCTGGATCGCGGCGCTCGGGGGCGTCGTGGTGGCGCTCGCCGTGTTCGCGCTGGTGCCGAACCAGCCGGCCGAGCACAAGGACGATTCCTCGCCGCTGTCGCAGATGATCGAAGTGCTCAGGCTCGGCTTATCTCGCCCGCTTCGTGGGTTGATCGCGCTGGCGATGGTGTCGCTGGCGACCTCGCTGGTGCTGCGCGGCTTGTGGGGCGGGCCATGGCTGATGGAGATCAAGGGCCTGTCGCGGGTCGAGGCCGGCAATCAGCTCGGCGCCTACACGCTGGCGATGATCGCGGGGCCCCTGTGCATCGGGATGATCGACCGCAGGATCGGCCGCCGCCGCGAGCTCGTCGCCGGCACGCACACGCTGGCGGCGCTGCTGGTGGTGCTGATGGCGCTCGGCGCGCCGCATTATGCGGTTGCATGGCTGTTCGGCGTGCCGGTCATGCCGCCGCAATATGATCTCGTGCTGTTCGTGCTGATCGGCCTAGCAACCTCCGCGCAACCACTGCTGTTCGGCATGTGCCGGCAACTGGTGGACGCGCAAGTGGCGGGCAAGGCATTGGCCGCAGTGAACCTCGCCTTCTTCCTCGGCACCGCACTGATGCAGTCGATGTCAGGTGCGGTCGCGGCCTTCGCGGGGCTGCCGGCGGTGCTGCTGTTCATGGCGGCGATGCTGCTCGTGGGGGTGATGATCTTTTTGACTTACACCTCGTCGCATTCGTAG
- a CDS encoding M20/M25/M40 family metallo-hydrolase: protein MPVDTKAATDRLMRFLAVEGVTGQEAAIGRELTAALKESGVPEKAIRLDDANSRIPVPTETGNLIVDLPGRGALHNQPRIMFMTHMDTVPLCAGAKPKKSGRKIVNEARTALGGDNRCGCGVLVTLAAELEKQKLDHPPITLLFCVREESGLYGARHVKLDELGSPVMAFNYDGGSASNVVIGAVGADRWTVEIFGRASHAGVAPERGISSTMIMALALADVKAGGWFGKVVKGKGTSARMGTSNVGPVTGGEGRPAGDATNVVTDYVHVRGECRSHDGKFFKEITKAYKAAFEKAAKKVTNAQGKSGKVKFKAETDYYPFRMKENLPVVKRAIEAVSAVGGTPNVRAANGGLDANWMVRHGVPTVTFGAGQNEAHTIDEWINLDEYDRACALALQLATMR from the coding sequence ATGCCTGTCGACACCAAAGCCGCCACCGACCGCCTCATGCGCTTCCTCGCCGTGGAAGGCGTCACCGGACAGGAGGCGGCGATCGGGCGTGAGCTCACCGCCGCGCTGAAGGAGAGCGGCGTGCCTGAAAAGGCGATCCGCCTCGACGACGCCAATAGCCGCATTCCCGTGCCGACCGAAACCGGCAACCTCATCGTCGACCTGCCCGGCCGCGGCGCGCTGCACAACCAGCCGCGCATCATGTTCATGACGCACATGGACACCGTGCCGCTCTGCGCCGGCGCCAAGCCGAAGAAATCCGGCCGCAAGATCGTCAACGAGGCCAGGACCGCGCTCGGCGGCGACAACCGATGCGGCTGCGGCGTGCTGGTGACGCTGGCGGCCGAGCTGGAAAAGCAGAAGCTCGACCATCCGCCGATCACGCTGCTGTTCTGCGTGCGCGAGGAGAGCGGGCTGTACGGCGCGCGTCACGTCAAGCTGGACGAGCTGGGATCCCCGGTGATGGCCTTCAACTACGACGGCGGCTCGGCCTCCAACGTCGTGATCGGCGCGGTCGGCGCCGACCGCTGGACCGTCGAGATCTTCGGCCGCGCCTCGCATGCCGGCGTTGCGCCGGAGCGCGGCATCTCCTCGACCATGATCATGGCGCTGGCGCTCGCCGACGTGAAGGCCGGCGGCTGGTTCGGCAAGGTGGTGAAGGGCAAGGGCACGAGCGCGCGGATGGGCACCAGCAATGTCGGCCCCGTCACCGGCGGCGAAGGCCGTCCCGCGGGCGATGCCACCAACGTCGTCACCGACTACGTGCATGTGCGCGGCGAATGCCGCAGCCATGACGGAAAGTTCTTCAAGGAGATCACGAAAGCCTACAAGGCCGCGTTCGAGAAGGCGGCCAAGAAGGTCACCAATGCGCAAGGCAAGTCCGGCAAGGTCAAGTTCAAGGCCGAGACCGACTATTATCCGTTCCGCATGAAGGAGAACCTGCCCGTCGTGAAACGTGCGATCGAGGCGGTGTCCGCCGTCGGCGGCACGCCGAACGTCCGCGCCGCCAATGGCGGCCTCGATGCCAACTGGATGGTCCGCCACGGCGTCCCGACCGTGACCTTCGGCGCGGGGCAGAACGAGGCGCACACGATCGACGAGTGGATCAACCTGGACGAATACGACCGCGCCTGCGCACTGGCGCTGCAGCTCGCGACGATGCGCTGA